One Candidatus Dormiibacterota bacterium genomic window carries:
- the bioB gene encoding biotin synthase BioB, producing MSHPTIERARERVLERGLPADRVLLEELSRLPDDAVPDLLALADAVRERFCGNAIAVEVLYNAKKGGCSEDCNFCSQSARFATDVEAEPVSSVEGFLQAAREAHARGASEFCVVVAVRGPSTKLLERVCEAVRTIKAELPLTVAVSLGILREDQILALLEAGVDKVNHNLETSRRYFPSVCTTHSYEERWATLELVKKHGLEVCCGGIIGMGEEIEDRIDFLASLQVLEPEEVPINFLNPRPGTPFGDRSLVEPIEALRFVAMARLALPKALVRFAGGREVTLQGLQDLGMRSGASGIVLGNYLTTSGRGDNDDFAMLDRLGFEVLA from the coding sequence GTGTCACATCCCACGATCGAGCGTGCGCGCGAGCGCGTCTTGGAACGCGGCCTTCCCGCAGATCGCGTTCTGCTGGAAGAACTCAGCCGTCTGCCGGACGATGCCGTGCCCGATCTGCTTGCCCTGGCCGATGCGGTACGCGAACGTTTCTGCGGCAATGCGATCGCCGTGGAAGTACTCTACAATGCGAAAAAAGGCGGCTGCTCGGAGGATTGCAATTTCTGTTCGCAGAGCGCGCGTTTTGCAACCGACGTAGAGGCGGAGCCGGTGTCGAGCGTCGAGGGTTTCTTGCAGGCCGCGCGAGAAGCGCACGCGCGCGGCGCGAGCGAGTTTTGTGTCGTGGTCGCCGTGCGCGGGCCGTCGACGAAGCTGCTCGAGCGCGTGTGCGAAGCGGTGCGGACGATCAAAGCCGAGTTGCCGTTGACGGTGGCCGTGTCGCTCGGGATCCTGCGCGAAGATCAAATTTTGGCGTTGCTCGAGGCCGGGGTCGATAAGGTCAATCATAATTTAGAGACCTCGCGCCGCTACTTTCCATCGGTCTGTACCACCCACTCGTACGAGGAACGCTGGGCAACGCTGGAATTGGTGAAGAAACACGGGTTGGAAGTCTGCTGCGGCGGGATCATCGGCATGGGCGAAGAGATCGAGGATCGCATCGATTTTCTGGCGTCCCTCCAGGTGCTCGAACCCGAAGAGGTCCCGATCAATTTCCTCAACCCCCGGCCCGGGACGCCCTTCGGCGATCGCTCTCTGGTGGAACCGATCGAAGCGCTGCGCTTCGTGGCCATGGCCCGCCTAGCGCTGCCCAAGGCCCTGGTGCGCTTCGCCGGCGGCCGAGAAGTGACGCTGCAGGGTCTCCAGGATTTGGGTATGCGCAGCGGCGCCAGCGGAATCGTCCTGGGAAACTACTTGACGACGAGCGGTCGCGGGGATAATGATGACTTCGCTATGCTCGATCGCCTCGGATTTGAAGTCCTCGCTTGA